Within Xiphias gladius isolate SHS-SW01 ecotype Sanya breed wild chromosome 5, ASM1685928v1, whole genome shotgun sequence, the genomic segment ACGAATCCGTACGCTACGCTGTTGTGTGCCAGAAGGCCCTTGTGGTTCACACCCGGGCTGCTGCAAACAAATACAGAGTAAGGTGCAGCACGAATCCGAATTAAGTCGGCGGATTCTTAAATGCAGTCTGCTGCACGGTTGTTTGGAGGCACAGACGCGCTGGGGGCGAGACTTAAGGGGCTCCAACCAGGCACTAGCACACCTTAGACCACGAACTCATGGTCGCAGCGTTTGCTCACAATTGCATAACTGTGTGCATCCGATGCAGGGAGACGACATTAAAGTGAAACTTATTTCTGGAGCAGCCCCTGGACGGGACTGTCTGTGGGAACCTCTCCTTTTTTATCTTCCCCCAGGGAATCTTGGAGGGTCCCCAGACCTCACTTTGAGACCCGCTGATCCAGTTATAGATCAGGTTCTACACTTTAGAAAGCCAAAACGCCGTCTTAAATTCAGAGTGAAACCTTGTACTTCTGCTAAATATCGTTTTCGGATAAACAGTGATTCGTGTGAGGAGACTGATTATCCCAAACTGAAATGATGGATCATAATCATCTACTTCTAAAACAAACGCTTTGAGCTCCAAAGCGCAGACTGGAGCAACACGTGGCGTCCTCCATGGAGGAAACGCCAAAGTCCGTGACCAAGTCTCACCTTGTTGACGCAGGAATCCAAATCTAGCGGCAGATGTTTTCCGAATGTCTAGAATGCACCAGTAAACGCAACTCCCGCCTCAAAGATGCTGTTGACCCTAACAGCTGTACGCCAACTGACTCGTCTCTTGTCCTCTGCAGCTCAAGGCCTTTCAACACGCTCTGAGCTCCCACGACTGCTCCCGCAATGTTTACGTGAAGAAGAACGGCTTCACCCTGCACCGCAACCCCATCGCTCAGAGCACGGACGGCGCACGTGGCAAGATCGGCTTTTCGGAGGGGCGGCACGCCTGGGAGATCTGGTGGGAAGGCCCCCTTGGCACCGTGGCAGTGATAGGCATCGCCACGAAGCGGGCGGCGATGCAGTGCCAGGGCTACGTGGCCCTGCTGGGCAGCGACGACCAGAGCTGGGGCTGGAACCTGGTCGACAACAACCTCCTCCATAACGGGGAGGTTAATGGAAACTTCCCCCAGTGTAACAATGCACCCAAATATCAGGTGGGAGCTGGAGCCGCGTCTGCATGCTATTTGCGTCCTCGGTGAAACACGTTTGCTGCGGCCATTTTTAAGTGTGGTTGTTCTTTGGGTGTCTGTTTGATCCAACACCGAcatgtaactgtgtgtgtccacagatCGGGGAGAGAATCCGGGTGATTCTAGACATGGACGACAAGACGTTAGCCTTCGAGAGAGGCTTTGAGTTTCTCGGAGTAGCGTTTCGCGGACTGCCCAAAGCCTGCCTGTTCCCCGCTGTCTCTGCAGTGTACGGCAACACCGAAGTCACCATGGTGTACCTGGGCAAACCTCTGGACGGCTAGAAGCCGAGTAACACGTGCCGGCAAGTGCAGGACTTTTTCGGTCGACAGAGTGCCAACCACGTTTGACGCACCACGTCAGAAGGTCTCGGAGGCAAGGTGGTCTCGTTTCTTCCGGGCAAAATGAGTCTATTCACGTACACAAAGACCGAACTGCTGGCATTTCTACGACAGCTGGACACGAACCCAGAGTCCGCTTTTTGACTTGTCAGACTACAGGGAAAAGGAGGTGCGGGGAGGGTCATAGACATGCTTCTGCATCAACGTGGAAGTGTCCACTTTTACGGTTTAGCTgctggacttttacttttacaggaCAGGGgaacataatttaatttaagtgaTTCAGACGAACGGTGCTGAACATTTACGTGAGGTTTTATGTCTGTTTGAATGAGGCCAAAACTATTCTAAACTGGCAGATACTTTAAGACGTAACTTTAATGAGAGACACAGTAGTTGTCACGAGAAGCTCTCTGTCGTATGGGTTAATGGAAACAGCTCGTTTTGGACTAACACAGGCCAACTGTCATCAGTGACTGGATTGTAATGGTTTTATGCCAAACCAGTGCGACctaatgttgtgttttgataAAGGCAAACAGAGGATGTGGGGACCAACTGTCCATGTGTCCGTGTGCATGGACACTGGCATGTGGACTAAAACATTCGCCCTTTTTAAATACTCATCCAGTAATGGCGGAAACTATAGCCGTATCATGTTAATGTGTGTCCTTTTTAATGTGCTACTGTACTATTACACACTATTTATTGGTTTTATCTATGGTACTGTTGATACTGTATGATTATAAGGCCTGAAAATAAAGTCTACATGGTGCCACTCTTAGGATAAAGACGGTTTGATGCTTGGGTTTCGGCGTGCACTGCACAGATGCAGCTCATACCACAGCCTGTCGGTTTGTCTGCGGACTCCCTGCTGTCCAGTCAGCAGTACGTGTTTCCAGCCAATGCCGCGTGAACTTTAAAAGTTTGAAGATATAAACAAAAAGCCACGGAACGACTCGTGTGTCTAAATAAAGATTAGCGAGATGTTGACCTGCCCCGCGGCCAGTCTATAAACTGCCGAGGTCCAGCGAAGGCCACGTATCTTCCACATCTTGTGATTGTGAATTTTTCAGATAAGCCGGTCCTTCGTGGGATGGGAAATTCTCCTAAATCCTGAAACTAATAAATCATGCAAAATCCCTTTGGATTATCTGAAATGTGCATTGTCACAAAGCcgaaaacagctgtttttctcGGCCCGTGAAAAGCTGCGTTTTTTACGGGACAGCGATGACATGCGTCCACAGTAGCTGCGGTGTTACAGTAGGCTGTTGATCTGAAAGCAAACTGCACAACGCGTCGCCCTGAGAGTGAGAGTCCCTGAAAAGTATGTCAGGTCGAGGTCTTCCATTCAGCTTGTAATATCCTGAGCTGCATGCGTTCACAGCAAATGAATCACTGCTTTACCGAGAGTAGACTTGTCCTCCGCTCTCATCctttccctgcttttttttttttttgcagaggacggaggaatacatttgactCCCATTTTGGAGAAGAGGCAGTTGTAAGGCTACATGACGACCCGAGCTCCATGGTCACAAAGCATTTTGAATCGAGAAGTTAACgctgttttaatgtttgaagTTCTCTTTGGGCTCTGTTCATACCAGGTAATGGCAGTGACTTCTATAAGGCATATTTATATACAATGCATGTCCTGTTTAATTAAGCACAAATTTGCGTTTAGTGTAAACTAAACTAGTTCACTAGAAAATGTAGATGTTAGCATTATAAGTAAATTATTACTGTAGGCTAAATAAATAGTTGGCCAgactatttcttttatttaaaaaaaaatactagagcctgtttttaatattattattgttaatattctATTTGAGCCTATACTATTATTAATTGCTGTATAAGGGTATTCCGTTTCAGATTCGGCAGTGTGTAGCATCAAATTGAAAACCCTTGGCAAAAGTGAGGTTTCGAGGCATAAGCCAGCAACTGTCGCTGCCTGACCGGCCGCGGTATCATAAACACTGCTAAACCGTGCACAGTTACAGGGAAAGGCCTCGCAAAAATATAACAACATATGCCAAAAATAGGAACTCTGCATTAGCCAAGCAACAGTCAGCCTTCAGCAACACTAACTGACAGACTGCATTAGGATATTTCACAGACAAGACCTAAAAATAACCCGATTCACCACctctgaaaaacagaacaaacactcTAATGAAAAACTCGAGGAGCTTTTATTCGGAGTCCTCCAGCACATTGCTAATACATGTAATTCATCTAAGCTCAAAGTAATCATTTACAACATGATTTATAAAGCTGGCACAGCAGCGACTCAGTCTATATTCAGGTGACTGGAACATTTTACTGCTCTCAACAAGGCACGTCTGGTCCCCTCCGCTGCAAACGAAGAGATgcatctttcatttcattttgttgtgaGATCACGATTCACAACTGGggataaagagacaaaaacaaagcccGCCACTTACAGACGCTCATCCTTCACCAGCAGGAAACAAAAGACACCACAGTGCTGGACACACTGCTCCGCTGCAGCGTGTAGGAGAGGATGATTTATTGAATATGTGCTGCCGATGCCGAGAGCTCGGCCGCCTCATGTCGGCCTATCTATCCCTTTCTCTTTGAATGTATCTTTGAGTGCCTCCTAATACAGAGCAGAGTCTCTCCAGTTCCTGTTATTCTGTCCCGTTCTGACCCGTTTGCTGGAGAGCCTGCCCAACGGCGTCAGTCCCTCCATCTTCGATTGTTGTCTGATTTCCTGCGAACTGCGTTTCTAATTGCAGAATGGGTCTATCAGGAGACCTCCCTGTGTCCTTTAGAGCACCATCAACCCTATCACAGCTGCCTCAGACTGACCCACGTTTTCATCCACTACATGCCTATCTTCATGTGAAAAGACACAAGCAGGGCGGCCTGTGTCCCGCAACACAACCTGGATCTTGAAGTATTACATTTGTCGCCTTTTCTGTAAATAGTGTTGGGAAAATGTTGCCAAAATGAGCATTAAGGGCATCGGTAAGTCCAAGtgaattttgtgtgtattaCAACTTTGTTAAATTCTGCCTTGTACAGGATATGCCTTGAGTGTTACGGCAGTTTTAGCAGCCAAGCTCAGTCTGTCAGACTCAGTCAGtcgatccaccactttggtccagactaaaatgtCTCACCAACTATGGGATGGATCGCCGTGGAATTTGGTACACACACGCATTTATggtccccaaaggatgaatccgATCGATGCTTTTTCCTCTAGCGTCACCACGAGGTTGAAACCGGTGGTCAGGAGCGAAATATCCCTCAAAAGGCGGTCttggtgatgtcttcaaacgTAACGATCAAACACCCAGGTTCTTGGTTCTCAGACTTTGAGAAATCACACGGTTGTCGAGAGTTACTGTTCCTCTTTCAGACCGGTATCGCGGTGGGGCTGGACCAATGATCAGTTTAGGAGCAGGACATTTTTTGACATCCAGTTTTTCACAGCACACAAGCAGGCCTTCCAAAAGGATAATTTGAGAAGAGTCATCAGCTGAGAAGGGTCATCAGCTTTTACAGGAATACGCAGTGGAGTAACATCAGCGTAGCAGTGGAAATTACTTCCATGACTGTGTATAATATGGACAAGAGGTGAAAcatatagagagagaaaagcagagggccAAGAACAGAGACCTGGGGTACTCCACATTTCACATCAGAATATGTTGTTCATGCAGTATGCAGGGATCTATGGTATCAAAATCGGCACTGAAATCGAGTAAGAGAAGTACAAAGTTGGAATCTGGATCCACAGAAAGCAGAAGATCATTTATCACTTTAGTAAGTACAGTTTCAGTGGAGTGACAGGCCCTGAAAGCAGAAAGATTATTGTTACATATGTGggctgaaagctgctgagacaCAACTCTTTCTAGCGCTTTTAGAAAGGGTAGAGGGTTGGAAAGTCAATAATTATTCATAGACCCCGGATCAAGGTGTGGTTTGTTATGTGAACGTTCATCCTCACCAATTTTAAAGCTAGTGGAGACATTGCCAGTAGTCAATGATAAATTAACAGTATTTAGGATTGCAGGTCCCAAACCTGGCCA encodes:
- the fbxo45 gene encoding F-box/SPRY domain-containing protein 1 encodes the protein MSGAVGGGGGGSACLGAAAAASCSSAGSPYAAAAGGGAGVAGRLPARVLEHVFSYLELSDLMRCALVCWHWNNILADENSEVWRSLCTRALSDEALRSDILCNLPTYKGKLKAFQHALSSHDCSRNVYVKKNGFTLHRNPIAQSTDGARGKIGFSEGRHAWEIWWEGPLGTVAVIGIATKRAAMQCQGYVALLGSDDQSWGWNLVDNNLLHNGEVNGNFPQCNNAPKYQIGERIRVILDMDDKTLAFERGFEFLGVAFRGLPKACLFPAVSAVYGNTEVTMVYLGKPLDG